One window from the genome of Enterobacteriaceae bacterium Kacie_13 encodes:
- a CDS encoding HAMP domain-containing protein, translated as MNALKRGRLFPGSLRQLVLMAFLLVLLPLLVLAYQAYDSLDQLSRQAARINRTTLSDARRSEAMSSIALEMERSYRQYCVLDDPTLSRLYQNQRKQYSQLLDAHSSVLPDLRYYQTLRTLLTQLTSPVCRNNSPDDDSSARLENFSRTNAEMVQATREVVFSRGLQLQREIAERGQFFGWQALVLFLLSGALVVLFTRMIIGPVKGVERMINRLGEGRNLGDVSRFKGPREIRSLVQRIVWLSERLAWLESQRHEFLRHISHELKTPLASMREGTELLADEVAGPLTPDQKEVVAILNNSSRHLQTLIEQLLDYNRKLADAPTLSVNVDLKALVTDVVAANSLPARAKKIRSEVIIDAPQCLAEPTLLRRVLDNLYSNAVHYGAESGTIWVRSRYGEGRVIIEVANSGAPIPDAERAMIFEPFYQGSQQRKGAVKGSGLGLSIAQDCIRRMHGELQLVAVEDADVCFRIELPLTAEKNK; from the coding sequence ATGAATGCGTTGAAAAGAGGACGTTTATTCCCCGGTTCCTTACGCCAGCTGGTATTGATGGCTTTCCTGTTAGTCCTGCTGCCTTTACTGGTGCTGGCTTATCAGGCCTATGACAGTCTGGACCAGCTCAGTCGTCAGGCGGCGCGGATCAACCGCACTACGCTAAGCGATGCCCGTCGAAGCGAAGCCATGTCCAGCATCGCGCTGGAAATGGAGCGCAGTTACCGTCAGTACTGTGTCCTCGACGATCCGACGCTTTCCCGCCTTTACCAGAATCAACGCAAACAATATTCGCAATTACTGGATGCCCACTCTTCCGTTTTGCCGGATTTACGTTATTACCAGACGCTGCGCACGTTGCTGACCCAATTGACTTCTCCTGTTTGCCGCAATAACTCGCCGGACGACGATTCCTCAGCGCGGCTGGAAAACTTCTCGCGCACGAACGCTGAAATGGTACAGGCCACCCGTGAAGTGGTGTTTTCACGCGGTTTACAGTTACAGCGAGAAATTGCCGAGCGCGGCCAGTTTTTTGGCTGGCAGGCGCTGGTGCTGTTCCTGCTCAGTGGTGCGCTGGTAGTGCTGTTTACCCGCATGATTATCGGTCCGGTGAAAGGCGTTGAACGCATGATCAACCGGCTGGGCGAGGGGCGAAATCTTGGGGATGTCTCGCGTTTTAAAGGCCCGCGGGAAATTCGCTCGTTGGTACAGCGCATCGTCTGGTTGAGCGAACGACTGGCTTGGCTGGAATCGCAACGTCATGAATTCCTGCGCCACATCTCTCATGAGCTGAAAACACCGCTTGCCAGTATGCGCGAAGGCACCGAACTGCTTGCCGACGAAGTGGCCGGGCCATTGACGCCGGATCAGAAAGAAGTGGTGGCTATCTTAAATAACAGCAGTCGCCATCTTCAGACGCTTATCGAACAATTGCTCGATTACAACCGTAAGCTCGCGGATGCGCCAACGCTCAGCGTGAATGTCGATCTTAAAGCGCTGGTCACCGACGTGGTGGCGGCCAACAGTCTGCCTGCGCGGGCTAAGAAGATCCGCAGTGAAGTGATTATTGATGCGCCACAGTGTCTGGCAGAACCGACGCTGCTGCGCCGGGTGCTGGATAATCTCTACTCCAATGCGGTGCACTACGGAGCCGAATCCGGTACTATTTGGGTGCGCAGCCGGTATGGTGAAGGGCGGGTGATTATCGAGGTGGCGAACTCCGGAGCCCCGATCCCCGACGCCGAGCGCGCGATGATTTTTGAACCTTTTTATCAGGGTAGCCAGCAGAGAAAAGGGGCTGTAAAAGGCAGCGGTCTCGGGTTAAGCATTGCTCAGGACTGTATTCGCCGCATGCATGGAGAGCTGCAACTGGTTGCCGTTGAGGATGCGGACGTTTGTTTCCGTATCGAATTGCCCCTGACGGCTGAGAAGAATAAATAA
- a CDS encoding diguanylate cyclase: protein MKTPEIPTDEAKRIHALRAYNLLDTPPEERFDRLTRLARRLFDVPIALVSLVDVNRQWFKSCQGLAVTETSRDVSFCAHAILENDVMLVPNTLCDERFYDNPLVTGDPGIRFYAGCPLVVPNGSSLGTLCLIDVKPREMGDDERQLLRDLAKMAEQEIGALQMATMDELTLVANRRGFEAQAQQTLNACQRLGLPATMLFFDMNDFKVINDKFGHAEGDRALTVFAGILSGLLRETDVVGRLGGDEFVALLTNVSHLEASEIMQRLHEAVVAWNLQEQRGYNIKFSVGQIEYDAAKHASVHSLLEDSDQAMYSQKQLIKRAVISH from the coding sequence ATGAAAACGCCAGAAATCCCTACTGACGAGGCGAAGCGCATCCACGCGTTGCGTGCCTACAATCTGCTCGATACCCCGCCGGAAGAACGTTTTGATCGCCTGACCCGTCTCGCTCGAAGATTGTTTGACGTGCCTATCGCGCTGGTGTCGCTGGTAGACGTCAACCGTCAGTGGTTTAAATCCTGCCAGGGGCTGGCGGTTACCGAAACATCGCGAGATGTTTCTTTCTGCGCTCACGCGATTCTGGAAAACGATGTCATGCTGGTGCCCAACACCCTTTGCGACGAACGTTTTTACGATAATCCGTTGGTCACCGGCGATCCTGGTATTCGTTTTTACGCCGGATGCCCGCTGGTTGTTCCCAACGGCAGTTCACTGGGCACTTTGTGCCTGATCGACGTGAAACCACGTGAGATGGGCGATGATGAACGCCAGTTGCTGCGCGACTTAGCCAAAATGGCCGAGCAGGAAATTGGTGCGCTGCAAATGGCGACGATGGATGAACTGACGCTGGTGGCGAATCGTCGTGGATTCGAAGCGCAGGCGCAGCAGACGCTGAATGCGTGCCAGCGTCTGGGCTTGCCGGCCACTATGCTCTTTTTCGATATGAATGATTTTAAAGTGATTAATGATAAATTCGGGCACGCCGAAGGCGACCGGGCGCTGACCGTGTTCGCCGGTATCCTCAGCGGATTGCTGCGCGAAACTGACGTGGTCGGGCGTCTTGGCGGCGATGAGTTTGTTGCGCTGTTGACCAACGTCAGCCATCTTGAAGCGTCGGAAATCATGCAGCGGCTGCACGAAGCGGTGGTCGCGTGGAATTTGCAGGAACAGCGCGGCTACAACATTAAATTTAGCGTTGGGCAAATAGAGTATGACGCGGCGAAACATGCCTCCGTCCACAGCCTGCTGGAAGACTCCGATCAGGCGATGTACAGTCAGAAGCAGCTCATTAAACGCGCGGTGATTAGCCACTGA
- the mrdA gene encoding penicillin-binding protein 2 produces MALLNDEIRDHTAESVLFVRRAVIAFMVVFLLSAVLVLNLYHLQVGMHDFYQTRSNQNDIKMLPIAPSRGLIMDRNGVVLAQNITLYQLQMIPGKVPNLQATLNALKPIVDLTQDDLDSFHDAMIHGRRFAQIPLKLALTDVEVARFSVNQFNFPGVSISTYQQRRYPYGAELAHVVGYVSKINDKDEKRLDAEGISENYAADHDIGKQGVEKYYESILHGRTGYQEVEVDNHGHVVRLLKEVPPQAGQNIYLTLDLGLQQYIEKVLKGQRAAVVVMDPRDGGIKAMVSSPSYDPNPFVNGISSKEYSALLKNPDLPLINRVTQGLYPPASTVKPFMATSALFEGVITPQTTFFGAPTWTLPGTQRHYRDWLKTGHGMLNVTKAIEESADTFFYQVAFEMGIDRIHTWLSKFGYGKSTGIDLDEQYNGVLPSREWKMKVHKKGWYQGDTVSVGIGQGYWVATPIQMVRALSALVNNGKLETPHLLYSSKSGKTTTPYKMPPTQQIADPTSPVWGIVKNGMFGMANLPNGTGYKLFHTAPYQIAAKSGTSQVFSLRENQIYNAKMTPVRLRDHIFYTAFAPYKHPSVVMALILENGGGDGVVAGPTARAILDHIFIPQQATQCDPAKADNPIDCEQPVPTPNSLGFSEH; encoded by the coding sequence ATGGCCTTACTTAACGACGAAATCCGCGACCATACCGCCGAGTCCGTCCTTTTCGTCCGCCGCGCCGTGATTGCATTTATGGTCGTGTTTCTGTTGTCCGCCGTTCTGGTGCTTAATCTGTATCATTTACAGGTGGGAATGCATGATTTTTATCAGACCCGCTCAAATCAGAACGACATCAAAATGCTGCCGATTGCCCCCAGCCGCGGTCTTATCATGGATCGCAACGGCGTGGTGCTGGCGCAAAATATTACGCTATATCAGTTGCAAATGATCCCCGGCAAAGTCCCAAATTTACAGGCAACGCTTAATGCGCTTAAGCCGATTGTTGACCTGACTCAGGACGATCTCGACAGCTTCCATGACGCGATGATCCACGGGCGTCGCTTTGCGCAGATTCCGCTCAAGCTGGCGCTGACCGATGTGGAGGTCGCACGCTTCTCGGTAAATCAGTTTAATTTCCCCGGCGTGTCGATAAGTACCTATCAGCAACGGCGTTATCCTTACGGCGCGGAGCTGGCGCACGTGGTGGGTTACGTATCTAAGATTAACGATAAAGATGAAAAGCGACTCGATGCCGAGGGGATTTCCGAGAACTACGCGGCAGATCATGATATCGGTAAGCAGGGCGTTGAAAAGTACTACGAAAGTATTTTGCATGGTCGCACCGGTTATCAGGAAGTAGAGGTCGATAATCACGGCCACGTGGTGCGTCTGCTGAAAGAAGTCCCGCCGCAGGCGGGGCAGAATATTTATCTGACGCTGGATCTCGGTTTGCAGCAGTACATCGAGAAGGTGCTGAAAGGCCAGCGTGCGGCGGTGGTAGTGATGGATCCGCGCGACGGTGGCATTAAGGCAATGGTATCGAGCCCGAGTTATGACCCGAATCCGTTTGTGAACGGCATCTCCAGTAAAGAGTACAGCGCGCTGCTGAAGAATCCGGATCTGCCGCTGATCAACCGCGTGACACAAGGGTTGTATCCGCCAGCTTCTACGGTAAAACCGTTTATGGCGACATCGGCGTTGTTCGAAGGGGTCATCACACCACAAACCACTTTCTTCGGCGCGCCGACCTGGACGCTGCCGGGCACGCAGCGACATTACCGCGACTGGCTGAAAACCGGCCACGGTATGCTCAATGTTACCAAAGCCATCGAAGAATCTGCCGATACCTTCTTCTATCAGGTGGCGTTTGAAATGGGCATCGACCGTATTCACACCTGGCTGAGCAAATTCGGCTACGGCAAATCTACCGGCATCGATCTGGACGAGCAGTACAACGGTGTCCTGCCAAGCCGTGAATGGAAAATGAAGGTACATAAGAAAGGCTGGTATCAGGGCGATACGGTATCGGTCGGTATCGGGCAGGGTTATTGGGTGGCGACGCCGATTCAGATGGTGCGGGCGCTGAGTGCGCTGGTGAATAACGGTAAGCTCGAAACGCCGCATCTGCTGTATTCGTCAAAAAGCGGCAAAACGACCACGCCGTATAAAATGCCGCCGACACAGCAAATTGCCGATCCGACATCACCTGTCTGGGGCATCGTCAAAAATGGTATGTTCGGCATGGCGAATTTGCCTAACGGCACCGGCTACAAGTTGTTCCACACTGCGCCTTATCAGATAGCAGCGAAATCAGGGACATCTCAGGTATTCAGCCTGCGTGAGAATCAAATCTATAACGCGAAAATGACGCCAGTTCGCCTGCGTGACCATATCTTCTATACCGCGTTCGCGCCGTATAAACATCCTTCGGTGGTGATGGCGTTGATCCTGGAAAACGGCGGAGGCGATGGCGTTGTCGCCGGGCCGACGGCGCGTGCGATCCTCGATCATATTTTTATTCCGCAACAGGCCACTCAGTGCGATCCGGCCAAAGCGGATAATCCGATCGATTGCGAACAGCCCGTGCCGACGCCAAACTCACTGGGCTTCAGCGAACATTGA
- a CDS encoding alpha/beta fold hydrolase: protein MKSFKVPGADFHLRFHDLSGLGIPLVFIHGLGCASSCDFPRVATDASLRPRRSFLLDLAGSGFSDKPQDFSYSLQAHADCIIAWLENLGVPQVNLIGHSMGGSIAIMVASQRPDLIQRLIVAEPNLDAGGGTFSRAVAKYKEEEYLTEGHARLIEIALRGNDQIWAGSMAVASPLAIHRQAVGLVNGQATSWREQLYQLEMPATVLFGEFSLPEPDVAVLPQHGIHTAVVPQAGHSMMWENPTGVAAAINTALNAQGV from the coding sequence ATGAAATCTTTCAAAGTACCCGGAGCGGACTTCCATCTGCGTTTCCACGATTTATCAGGGCTTGGTATTCCGCTTGTATTTATACACGGTCTGGGTTGTGCATCATCCTGCGATTTTCCCCGTGTGGCGACCGATGCATCACTGCGCCCGCGACGTTCCTTCCTGCTCGATTTAGCCGGTTCTGGTTTCAGCGACAAGCCACAGGATTTCAGCTACAGCCTGCAGGCTCACGCTGACTGCATAATCGCCTGGCTGGAAAATCTCGGCGTGCCACAGGTAAATCTCATCGGCCACAGCATGGGCGGCAGCATTGCGATTATGGTCGCGTCTCAGCGTCCGGATCTCATCCAGCGACTGATCGTCGCCGAGCCGAATCTGGATGCCGGTGGCGGCACGTTCAGCCGTGCCGTCGCAAAATATAAGGAAGAAGAGTATCTGACGGAGGGACATGCGCGTCTGATTGAAATCGCGTTACGGGGTAATGATCAAATATGGGCAGGTTCGATGGCGGTGGCCTCACCGTTGGCAATCCACCGTCAGGCCGTCGGGCTGGTGAATGGCCAGGCAACATCGTGGCGTGAGCAGCTTTATCAGCTTGAAATGCCCGCCACCGTATTATTCGGCGAGTTTTCCCTGCCGGAGCCCGACGTCGCGGTTCTGCCGCAGCACGGCATTCACACCGCCGTTGTCCCCCAGGCTGGCCATTCGATGATGTGGGAAAATCCGACCGGTGTGGCCGCCGCAATCAACACGGCGCTGAATGCGCAAGGGGTGTGA
- a CDS encoding oxalate/formate antiport family MFS transporter: MSDKSGMPNYNRTRWLTLAGTILTQLALGSVYTWSLFNGQLSEKLGEPVSRVALTFGILSLCLAISSSVAGKLQERFGVRNVTIAAGVLMAAGFFLTAHSDNVIMLYISAGVLVGLADGAGYLLTLSNCVKWFPERKGMISACAIGAYGLGSLLFKFVCGHLLATEGLQNTFMIWGGVAMVMVITGALMMKDAPKQETADVTREENSLNDNSKDSREFTLAEAVRAPQYWMLALMFLTACMSGLYVIGVAKDIGQSLVKLDALTAANAVTVIAIANLSGRLVLGVLSDKMQRIRVISIAQIVSLAGMSMMLFTHMNETMFFISVACVAFSFGGTITVYPSLVSDFFGLNNMTKNYGLLYLGFGIGSIFASLVASLFGGFAVTFSIITVLLMVSLVLSATIRLPNKSEAGHNTLQHV, translated from the coding sequence ATGAGTGACAAATCTGGCATGCCGAACTACAACCGTACCCGCTGGCTGACTCTGGCAGGTACTATTCTGACTCAGCTCGCGCTGGGATCCGTGTACACCTGGAGTCTGTTCAACGGTCAGCTTTCTGAAAAACTGGGCGAGCCGGTCAGCCGCGTCGCACTCACCTTCGGGATCCTGAGTCTGTGTCTGGCTATCTCTTCTTCAGTCGCCGGAAAACTGCAGGAACGTTTCGGCGTACGCAACGTCACCATCGCCGCCGGTGTACTGATGGCTGCCGGGTTCTTCCTGACTGCACATTCCGACAATGTGATCATGCTGTATATCAGCGCCGGTGTGCTGGTTGGTCTGGCGGACGGTGCAGGTTATCTGCTGACGCTCTCCAACTGTGTAAAATGGTTCCCTGAGCGTAAAGGAATGATCTCCGCCTGCGCTATTGGTGCGTACGGTCTGGGCAGCCTGCTGTTCAAATTCGTTTGCGGTCATCTGCTGGCGACGGAAGGTTTGCAAAATACCTTCATGATCTGGGGCGGCGTGGCGATGGTGATGGTAATTACCGGTGCGCTGATGATGAAAGATGCGCCGAAACAGGAAACAGCCGATGTGACTCGCGAAGAGAACTCTCTGAACGATAACAGCAAAGACAGCCGCGAATTCACGCTGGCCGAAGCGGTTCGCGCACCACAATACTGGATGCTGGCGCTGATGTTCCTGACTGCCTGCATGAGCGGCTTGTACGTGATTGGTGTGGCGAAGGATATCGGACAAAGTCTGGTGAAACTCGACGCACTGACCGCAGCCAACGCCGTGACCGTCATCGCAATTGCTAACCTGAGTGGTCGTCTGGTGCTCGGCGTACTGTCTGACAAAATGCAGCGTATCCGTGTGATTTCTATCGCGCAGATTGTCTCTCTGGCCGGGATGAGCATGATGTTGTTCACCCATATGAATGAAACCATGTTCTTCATCTCGGTGGCCTGTGTCGCCTTCAGCTTCGGCGGGACTATCACTGTCTATCCGTCACTGGTCAGCGATTTCTTCGGCCTGAACAACATGACCAAAAACTACGGTCTGCTGTATCTCGGTTTCGGTATCGGCAGCATCTTCGCTTCTCTGGTGGCTTCGCTGTTCGGTGGTTTCGCGGTGACCTTCAGCATCATCACCGTATTATTGATGGTGTCATTAGTTCTTTCTGCCACGATTCGCTTACCGAATAAATCAGAAGCAGGTCATAATACGCTCCAGCACGTGTAA
- the gudD gene encoding glucarate dehydratase (catalyzes the formation of 5-keto-4-deoxy-D-glucarate from glucarate) produces the protein MSDTPKIVEMQVIPVAGYDSMLLNIAGAHNCYFTRILLVLKDSEGHTGVGESPATGVVLKILNEAIPHIVGQEIGKMNQLVSDLHKRDLEENRTPQPVLPGFRPWDLERHHNAVAVLETALLDLMGQHLNQPVAQLLGPGKQRDEVPVLGYLFYIADRQKTDLAYQEGKAQQGQHPWYHLRHQEAMTHEKVVQLAEAAQDKYGFKDFKLKGGVLAGEVEIDTVRALKQRFPQARITVDPNASWSLDQAISLCKNMHGILSYVEDPCGAEQGFSGRETLAEFKRATGLPVATNMIANDWRQMSHALQLNAIDIPLADPHYWSMRGANTIGTLCNAWGLTLGCHSNNHFDVSLAMLAHLGAAAPGDITPFDTHWIWQEGQHLTKNPLQIKDGKLALNELPGLGVELDMDAVGIAHQRYNNLTQKDRNDAIAMQYLIQGWKFDGKRATLVR, from the coding sequence ATGTCTGATACACCTAAAATTGTCGAAATGCAGGTCATCCCGGTCGCCGGTTACGACAGCATGTTGCTCAACATCGCCGGTGCGCATAATTGTTATTTCACACGCATTCTGCTCGTGCTTAAAGACAGCGAAGGGCACACCGGCGTTGGCGAGTCGCCCGCGACCGGCGTCGTGCTGAAGATCCTTAATGAGGCGATCCCGCATATTGTCGGTCAGGAGATCGGCAAAATGAATCAGCTGGTCAGCGATCTGCATAAACGCGATCTGGAAGAAAACCGCACGCCGCAGCCAGTGCTGCCGGGCTTTCGTCCGTGGGATCTTGAGCGGCACCACAACGCGGTTGCCGTGCTTGAAACGGCGCTGCTGGATCTGATGGGGCAACATCTCAACCAGCCGGTCGCGCAGCTGCTCGGACCGGGCAAACAGCGCGATGAAGTGCCGGTGCTGGGTTATCTGTTTTATATCGCCGACCGGCAGAAAACCGATCTCGCCTACCAGGAAGGGAAAGCGCAGCAGGGGCAGCATCCGTGGTATCACCTGCGACATCAGGAAGCGATGACGCACGAGAAAGTCGTTCAGCTGGCTGAAGCCGCGCAGGATAAATACGGTTTTAAGGATTTCAAACTCAAGGGCGGCGTGCTGGCAGGTGAGGTGGAGATCGATACCGTGCGGGCCCTGAAACAACGTTTTCCACAGGCGCGGATCACTGTCGATCCGAATGCGTCATGGTCGCTGGATCAGGCGATTTCGTTGTGTAAAAACATGCACGGGATTTTGTCTTACGTCGAAGACCCCTGTGGCGCGGAACAGGGATTTTCCGGCAGGGAAACGCTGGCGGAGTTTAAGCGCGCCACCGGATTACCGGTCGCAACCAATATGATCGCCAATGACTGGCGGCAGATGAGCCATGCGTTACAGCTTAACGCTATTGATATTCCGCTGGCAGATCCACATTACTGGTCGATGCGCGGTGCGAATACCATCGGGACGTTATGTAATGCGTGGGGGCTGACGCTCGGCTGCCATTCCAACAATCACTTTGATGTGTCGCTGGCCATGCTGGCACATCTTGGTGCCGCCGCGCCCGGTGACATCACGCCGTTTGACACGCACTGGATCTGGCAGGAAGGGCAGCATCTGACCAAAAATCCGCTGCAAATCAAGGACGGTAAGCTGGCGCTTAACGAACTGCCGGGGCTGGGTGTAGAGCTGGATATGGACGCGGTCGGTATTGCCCATCAGCGCTACAACAATTTGACGCAAAAAGACCGCAATGATGCGATCGCGATGCAGTATCTGATACAGGGATGGAAATTTGACGGTAAGCGCGCGACGCTGGTGCGCTGA
- a CDS encoding MFS transporter — protein MNGHENKAVRSANRKFFARTIPMLILMLIINQIDRTNVGFIKHSLETDVGISTAAFGFGAGLFFVGYALFEIPSNMLMDKYGARVWLTRIMITWGAVVFAMGFVTTPMQFYVLRFLLGVAEAGFFPGILFYFRKWVPNVYRGRATALILTGSAAAYLLSGPVTGGLLELHDFMGLPGWQWVLFIEGALSVFVGIVAAFFLVSKPEEAKWLTVEEKQALSTALMEEASSRDVHTQGQSRWKLITDGKMAYLCFLFFVMCMTGYTLVFWQPEIIGRIPGLSPLQIGLLNSVPWICAIIAINILGRVSDRFRGNRETILALALIVAAIGTCLCTLGGPWFGLFALCVVCIGTKSSAVLFWPIPQSQLPSSIVAPGIALINSLGNLGGFFAPAVFGYLQQTTGSTTAGLYILSGVSVFAAITLFFTKTNRTPTQPEYHAPQGLEPKRHV, from the coding sequence ATGAACGGTCATGAAAACAAAGCGGTAAGAAGTGCAAACCGCAAATTCTTTGCCCGCACCATTCCGATGCTTATCCTGATGTTGATTATTAATCAAATCGATCGCACCAACGTCGGTTTTATCAAACACAGTCTGGAAACGGATGTTGGTATCAGCACCGCCGCATTCGGTTTTGGCGCCGGTCTGTTTTTCGTCGGTTACGCGTTGTTCGAAATCCCCAGCAATATGCTGATGGATAAGTACGGCGCCCGCGTCTGGCTGACCCGCATTATGATCACCTGGGGCGCGGTGGTCTTTGCAATGGGCTTCGTCACTACGCCGATGCAGTTTTACGTGCTGCGGTTTTTACTCGGCGTTGCCGAAGCGGGATTCTTTCCGGGGATCTTGTTCTATTTCCGTAAATGGGTGCCTAACGTCTATCGCGGGCGTGCCACGGCGCTGATCCTCACCGGTTCGGCGGCGGCCTATCTGTTATCTGGCCCGGTCACTGGCGGATTGCTGGAATTGCATGATTTTATGGGATTGCCGGGCTGGCAGTGGGTCCTGTTTATCGAAGGCGCACTGTCAGTATTCGTTGGGATCGTCGCCGCCTTTTTTCTGGTTTCTAAGCCAGAGGAAGCCAAATGGCTGACCGTCGAAGAAAAGCAGGCCCTGAGTACCGCGCTGATGGAAGAGGCGAGTTCGCGTGATGTTCATACGCAGGGACAGTCACGCTGGAAACTTATCACCGACGGTAAAATGGCCTATCTGTGCTTTCTGTTCTTTGTCATGTGCATGACCGGCTACACGCTGGTGTTCTGGCAGCCGGAAATCATCGGGCGCATTCCGGGGTTGTCGCCTTTACAGATCGGCCTGCTGAATTCGGTACCCTGGATTTGCGCGATTATCGCCATCAATATCCTTGGCCGCGTCAGCGACCGGTTCCGCGGTAACAGGGAAACCATTCTGGCGCTGGCGCTGATTGTCGCCGCCATCGGCACCTGTTTGTGTACGCTCGGTGGCCCGTGGTTTGGTCTTTTCGCACTGTGTGTGGTGTGCATCGGTACGAAATCCAGCGCAGTGCTGTTCTGGCCTATCCCGCAAAGTCAGCTGCCGTCTTCTATCGTCGCGCCGGGCATTGCGCTGATCAACTCCCTCGGCAATCTCGGCGGTTTCTTCGCGCCAGCGGTATTTGGCTATCTGCAACAGACTACCGGCAGCACGACTGCCGGACTGTATATCCTTAGCGGCGTGTCCGTCTTTGCTGCCATCACGCTGTTTTTCACTAAAACTAACCGCACGCCAACCCAACCTGAATATCACGCCCCGCAGGGACTGGAGCCAAAACGCCATGTCTGA
- the cspA gene encoding RNA chaperone/antiterminator CspA yields the protein MSTKMTGLVKWFDAGKGFGFISPADGSKDVFVHFSAIQSNDFKTLDEGQNVEFTIEQGQKGPSAGNVVVL from the coding sequence ATGTCTACTAAAATGACTGGTTTAGTAAAATGGTTCGACGCTGGTAAAGGTTTCGGTTTCATTAGCCCTGCAGACGGCAGCAAAGATGTGTTCGTACACTTCTCTGCAATCCAGAGCAATGATTTCAAAACCCTGGACGAAGGTCAGAACGTAGAGTTCACCATCGAACAAGGCCAGAAAGGCCCTTCAGCGGGTAACGTTGTCGTTCTGTAA
- a CDS encoding DUF1615 family protein, which translates to MILNGKRFSTHRTLGILAILTLAGCTSNKKNDAPVKNPQDTRAEIVRLMPSTAPDRKGWATDIAAAFSAQGIAPTTENICSVLAVAQQESNFNADAPVPGLGKIAWKEIDRRADAVHVPNFLVHTALLLKSPNGKSYSERLDNVKTEKQLSAIFDDFIDMVPMGQKLFGNLNPVHTGGPMQVSIAFAEQNAKGYPYPVDGSIRNEVFSRRGGVYFGVKHLLGYPANYSQPLYRFADFNAGWYASRNAAFQSAVSKASGIPLALDGDLINYGTDKPGSTELAVRTLSKRLDISHSAIRKALEKGEQLEFEDTKLYKQVFTLADKTTGKRQPREMLPGITLESPKITRTLTTAWFAKRVDGRRADCVKRATAR; encoded by the coding sequence ATGATTTTGAACGGTAAGCGATTTTCCACACACCGCACGCTCGGCATACTGGCAATTTTGACACTCGCCGGGTGTACATCGAATAAGAAAAATGATGCGCCGGTGAAAAATCCGCAGGACACCAGGGCGGAGATAGTGCGGCTGATGCCTTCCACTGCGCCGGATCGCAAGGGCTGGGCGACGGACATTGCCGCCGCGTTTTCAGCGCAGGGCATCGCGCCGACCACCGAGAATATCTGCTCGGTGCTGGCGGTAGCGCAGCAGGAATCTAACTTCAACGCAGACGCGCCGGTGCCAGGGCTTGGAAAAATTGCCTGGAAAGAGATCGACCGCCGGGCAGATGCGGTTCATGTACCGAATTTCCTGGTACACACCGCACTGCTGCTGAAATCGCCGAATGGTAAATCCTACAGCGAGCGGCTGGATAACGTGAAAACTGAGAAGCAGCTGAGCGCGATTTTCGATGATTTTATCGATATGGTGCCGATGGGGCAGAAGTTGTTTGGCAATCTGAACCCGGTGCATACTGGCGGCCCGATGCAGGTCAGCATCGCGTTTGCCGAGCAGAATGCCAAAGGCTATCCATATCCGGTGGACGGCTCGATACGTAATGAAGTGTTCAGCCGTCGCGGCGGCGTGTATTTCGGCGTGAAACATCTGCTGGGTTATCCGGCGAATTACTCTCAGCCGCTGTACCGCTTCGCGGACTTCAATGCGGGCTGGTATGCCAGCCGCAACGCCGCGTTCCAGAGTGCGGTCAGTAAGGCCTCGGGCATTCCGCTGGCGCTGGATGGTGACCTCATCAACTACGGCACCGATAAACCGGGTAGCACCGAGCTGGCGGTACGTACCCTGAGCAAACGTCTGGATATCAGCCATTCGGCTATCCGCAAGGCGCTGGAGAAGGGCGAACAGCTGGAGTTCGAAGACACTAAACTCTATAAACAGGTGTTTACGCTGGCGGATAAAACTACCGGGAAGCGTCAGCCACGCGAGATGCTACCGGGGATCACACTGGAAAGTCCGAAGATAACCCGCACGCTGACCACCGCATGGTTCGCCAAACGGGTCGACGGACGCCGCGCCGATTGCGTTAAAAGAGCCACGGCGCGCTGA